From Triticum aestivum cultivar Chinese Spring chromosome 7B, IWGSC CS RefSeq v2.1, whole genome shotgun sequence:
atatcattgtcgtgacgattctaacggtgctacctggtccttattctcggagcaccaattttcgacgatgaactaaccttacgtcgatttttcctcgtcatatcaattcgccttgaacaacaagctcggtttcgagtttgtgtcgtacctttggttccaataacctttcacttcatcattacttgacttgatgtcgtcaccgatcgattacatcttcatggactctcgcgacaaaggtgtcgtgatcatcaacattctgagctcatccaggatatcaattgaattcatgatgagaaataccatccttgccctcgatgaattgtattatcgtcgaccactttattgccctcccaccaacacaagcttgttcatgtttggtgttataccttgagttccttgctatccagcaattgttcttctttaccttggagtattaccatcctttatgttaagaatgttctgagatttgttccacctcttgagaattcttgacatagaaatacttctcaccatcaccattctttcttggtccccgtgttaataccaacaagtgaacggtgttgtttggattctttccttctagcaaccctatctctttgaagttaatggtcgaaagttcattcttaggctattgattattgcatcaccattctgacattggtcatgcaacccaacccatatttcgggcgcacctttcaaccaatgtttaattgtgtatgttttcctcgagcatacttccttatatcatttgatctgacaaatgttatctccttgttcactaaTTGTGGACACCCATCTTttaggaatctcggtgaattgccgttgagttcaccagacacctccttgtcctctccttgggttaatgatggactcttgataacggaattcacttcatagttcatttccccgagaatcttacaatgtcatcttgtcaatttgcgttgcaccttttcttctcaggtatcctaagtctgaggtatcctgacaccaatcggatctgaatctcggtcagatatgatggttgggacaatttTCCAAGAGTCATGAAGTTGATTCTTTgctgacccggtaacatgatgtcatgcctagcaccccccccctcggctggaggacctatcactatagattccttttcagcaaggttatccgttcatccatggggaaattataagacttattctacaagttattcctgatggatccttcgtgtttccaaagtttgatcttcacctgaagaccatgtcaattctatctcgaagcatgtctatggtactccgatgtttcaacaagaacatttgaagcccaatgctaaacgtttcttgctcaattatccaaaccccactgtatggataatgtcatgaaaatttctctcccctcacctagaggcttttctactagatatcatgtcatggttatcatgttctgcttgtccttgggaaggatatacccctgaaataggtgtataaacatattttccattccattgttctatttgatctgatgatcaccttttcctttccattgttttgtttaacctttcttgtgatctatatgatctaagcagtaatgttctcctgcttatgaaaacacctcggtgtacaactctgtcagcaagaccctgttactattgttgaaaacattccggtaaccaccgatggacaagaactttgcctattggcccgcctcgttcaacgagcaggaaaatggttctcttcgtccctcgcccttggtatcgatgttgttgccgacatatctgacaggctaccctttgacgcaccttactatcatgaccgtgcaaaatgtcggcccccttcctactttcaaccacatggtgggcccataacccacagttccacaggatcgaaacctgactctcctgcacccctgtTACTAAAGTtaatcctcacgcttggcttcgtatgaaagatcacgagccacttgcctgttgatctattctggtatcagacacaaaacttattaccattgctctggaccccttttacactttgtttcaggcatcagatgattgcctacccgcttgaaacttctcatggtaccttcttacttgctctcgatattttcttgagttccagttcgagagttactttccgccaccttcccctatgttagctaccagatagtcaaccttgcatagGTTCGTTCTGCCGGAataccccttacctattcgtaagtacgttggagttcccgagaaaAGGGCGGCATCACCATGATTACCTGTAGCAGAGAAATGATGATGTCaaggtaatggatcgacctcttcaagaagaacaaccaagactgagaggattcgttaggatttcgtaaccagacctttcccccttactcccctcttaaatctcgggacgagatttcttgtagtggaggagaattgtgacgcccgggtaattaagctacagtaatccccgctaatgatgccacgtcacctcggttactgtggataaactcgcgttggttcggaacctagttcgaatttcaaattcaaaatcgagcaaacaataaaagttttcaaatattaaaatttaaatgttcggagtgaaccaaataatacataggtaactatggtgatgaaaccacatttttataaaaagtttaaatgctcaaaagaaaataaaacggcagcataacaattattttaaatgcttttaaatactaaacaaatgttaatctagtttatataatcaccaaactttttggagtaggtggcctatgttgttatgctaatttaggagtaggagttatatttttgtaaagctgtttcgctaactaaaataaataaaatagaaaaggaaaataataaaaacagaagaaaacaaaagaaattaaAAGCCCCTCCCCCCNNNNNNNNNNctcggttactgtggataaactcgcgttggttcggaacctagttcgaatttcaaattcaaaatcgagcaaacaataaaagttttcaaatattaaaatttaaatgttcggagtgaaccaaataatacataggtaattatggtgatgaaaccacatttttataaaaagtttaaatgctcaaaagaaaataaaacagcagcataacaattattttaaatgcttttaaatactaaacaaatgttaatctagtttatataatcaccaaactttttggagtaggtggcctatgttgttatgctaatttaggagtaggagttatatttttgtaaagctgtttcgctaactaaaataaataaaatagaaaaggaaaataataaaaacaaaagaaaacaaaagaaattaaAAGCCCCTCCCCCcctcactgggcctcggcccagctggccatccaactgggccaacccacctagcccggccggcccaccccgctaccccccctccttatccactccctcccccaaaccctaaccgacaGCCACCCACTCGCCCCCCCACTCGCTTTCTCNNNNNNNNNNNNNNNNNNNNNNNNNNNNNNNNNNNNNNNNNNNNNNNNNNNNNNNNNNNNNNNNNNNNNNNNNNNNNNNNNNNNNNNNNNNNNNNNNNNNNNNNNNNNNNNNNNNNNNNNNNNNNNNNNNNNNNNNNNNNNNNNNNNNNNNNNNNNNNNNNNNNNNNNNNNNNNNNNNNNNNNNNNNNNNNNNNNNNNNNNNNNNNNNNNNNNNNNNNNNNNNNNNNNNNNNNNNNNNNNNNNNNNNNNNNNNNNNNNNNNNNNNNNNNNNNNNNNNNNNNNNNNNNNNNNNNNNNNNNNNNNNNNNNNNNNNNNNNNNNNNNNNNNNNNNNNNGCCGCCCCTCCCGCACTCCCCGCACCCACACCCCACTCTCCCCACGACGCCCCCTCCTCACGAGTACTAGTCCACCAAGAACAGAACACATGTACATGTCTTCTCTCCCTCCTATTCCTCTACTCCTGAACTAGCCAGACCGGCCATGCCGCCGGTGACGGGGAAACATGCTGCTCCGCCGCTGCCGGACCttccaccctctctctctcccctgatCCAAATCCCTATTTTTTTCAGGATTCAGCCCCAAACTCTCTAATCCCCTCTCAGATTTGACTTGCAGGTGAGGCTCTTATTGGGCTTTGATTTCGCTGCTCCAGATCGAAGCTCCCGGCGTTGGCGGCCGCGGTGCGCTGGGTGTTGCAGATCAGAGTTCAAAGGCATAGCCATGGAGCATATCAAGCATAAGTGCAGGTTAGTGACGCGCTTGTTCCTCTCCCTATTTTTTTATGCTCAAGTACTCAGATTTAGTAAATTAATTTAGTCTCATGTGCATGTGTGTGTACTGAACCAATTCCTCTCGTGCAAGATGTGGGTGTACTAATGTTGTACAATATCTTGTCTCCTTTTATTATACTTGCTTAAGGCACTATCCATGCTTTCTTGTACTGTTGATTTTAAGATCTGTGATAGTTGATACTACTGGAATGATTTAGCTTTTGTGTGCATCCGTGAAGAACTAGTGAGGAATATTGTGGGTGCATCTGGGTTGGGCTTCTTTGTGAGTGTGAGTGCTATAGGAATGACAGAAGAACTCACCTTTCTTCTTTTGCCTTCTCTGCTGTTTCTTCTAGTGTTGCTCCTACTTCCAGATCCCAGTCCAGTTGGCTAAGTTCTTGTTCTAGCCTTCCTCCTTCGATCTACTATGATTTCTCAGGTCACCATCTCTACTTATTGTTCTTGGATCTTTGTTGGTTGCAGATAGAAAGACTAAGACAGTGGGAGGAAGACAAGTTGCTGGTTTGGCTTTTTGGGGAAGAATGGAGACGACGTGTGAAGTCTTGGCAATGGCTTGCTCTGCTCTCTCTCCTTTTAATATCAGAAAACCCTCTTCCTTGGCTGGTATGGCTGCCCATCCCTTCTTTACCGTGTTGCCTTTGTGGAGCCTTTCTATTGGCTAGGAGTTGCAGCCCATGCCTAGACCAACTGTTGGTCAATTGACTACTGATATACATATTATGCACGTGATGGTGGTGGTCAAATGTGTATCTCAAATGTGTCTTGCTGTCTTGGTTGACCCAGAGATATTTTTTTGTTGGTCTAAGTTTGGTGTGGCATTGTTGTATAGCTTAGCATAGTCTGGTCTCCCTATATATTTTTTTGTTTCCAAAGATTTGTAATATAACTGTACAACTGTACTGTTTGAGATGTGTGAATATAAATATATATTTGAGTGGTTATGCTTGTTGAAGAAATCTGAAATGTATTTTTTTAGGATGCTTAATAAATTGTACTTAATTATCTAATTAAGGGTGGAATTACTATATGACAAAAATACGGGTCGTTACATCCTACCCTCCTTAGAAAAAGATTTCGTCCTCGAAATCAAAACCTACATGAAAAGATTTGAGTAGGTCGCTCGTAGGTCTTTCTCCTTCTCCCACATTGCCTCACAGACTGAGTGGCCCTTTAATTAAACCTTGAAGAATCGAATTGTTCTTGTCCTGAGCTTGCAGTTTTCAACTTGTAGTATCTTCAATGGTCGTTCTTCATAGGTCGGGCCTGGTTGCAATTCAATTTCCAAGTGTGACACTTGTGGTGGTGGCTTGTTGCATTTCCTAGGTTGAGATATGTGGAAGATACCATGAATCCTTGATAGGTGTTGtcgtaattccaacttataagcagaTTTCCCCTCCTCTAAAATTTTAAAGGGCCCAACATATCTAGGACTTAGCTTCCCTTTGATTCCAAAGCGTCGAACCCCTCTCATTGGTAATACTTTTATACACACCTTTATGTTCATAATCTACTATCACTCCATTAGCAGCCAAGCAATCCATCCCAAGGATTATTTCTAACCCTGACATCTCTATGACATGCAGGTTTGCTAAAAAATTGGTGTTCTGGATTGTTATTGGTTGATTTCTGCACATTGCCTCTACTGTAATCTTCCCTCCAGGTGAGTTAACTCCTAAAGCTTTTTCCAACGGTGTGCATGTTAATCCATTCTTATTCACGAAATCTTGAGAAATAAACAAGTGAgcggcaccggtatcaaaaagaatTGTACCAACTGAAGGAGGAATGAGTAGTTTACCGATGACAACATCTGTAGCTTCTTCTAGTTGCTCTGCAGCCATATAATTCAGCCTTGGCTGTCCTCCTACTTGTCCTCCATGCCCAACTCCTCTTGCTGCATAGCTCATAGGTCCGCCTTGTCCTCGCCCAGCTGGTGGACGATGCACTTGAGTCTGCTGCATAGGTGGCCTTGTAGGATTTGCGGGAGGAGAGGTGCAATTGAGCTTGTGGTGTCCTGGTCTCCCACAATTGAAGCAAAGTCCTATACCGGTCATACAATCACGAGTAGCATGACCCTTTCCACACTTCCCACATTTAGGAACAAAGGTTGGCTGAGTAGGGAATCTAGGCCGTGGTGGTGGCATATGAGGACGCACTGGTCCATGCATCATAAGACGTGGGTGCTGCATCATGGGGTGTGGATCTACCCTAGCTTTCTTCCTTCTCTCTTCACTTAGGTTGGCATGTTCATTCTTCAGTACGAAGGCCTTGTTGACAAGGTCTTGAAACTGGGTGATCCCGTGAATTGAGAGGTGCATTTTCAGGAATGGATGTAGCCCCTCCATAAACTTTTCCACCTTCTTGGCTTCTGTGTTCACATCATCTGGAGCATACCTTGCCAAATCATTAAATTGGTTTAGGTAGTCGTTTATCCTCTTGCTACCTTGAGTTAGATTGCGAAACTCCCTCTTTTTGATATCCATCTTTCCCTTTGGAATATGGGTTTGACAGAAATTCTTCTTGAAGTCCTCCCATGTGATAGGCTGATTATTTGCTCGGTTAAGGCTGAAATTTCTCCACCAAGCTGCTGCTGGTCCGGTTAACTGGTGCGATGCATATCTCACCTTCTCTTCATTTGAGCACCCTACGGTTTCTAGATTATGTTCTACTTCTAATAGCCAGCCATCCGCCTCTAGTGGATCCACCGCCTTGGAGAATGTGGGTGGCTGGGTTTTCAAAAATTCTCCCAAGCTAACTCCCACACCGGGTAGGTGTGCTCCTCCAGGAACTAGTCTTGTCAGTATCGCTTCGAGCAAGCGGTTCTCGTTATCTTGGGACTCCCTTCGagaattctccatgaacttaagGACATCTCCCAGATTGCCTTCTTCACCCATAAGTCCAGAAGTTCCAGCATTGCCAACTTTTGGGTTGCTTGGAAGTTGCACCGGTCTAGGTAGAACACTTTGATCTTCTGAAGCTGGAGTACCCCCATGCTGATCATGGGCGCTTGATCCCAAACGAAAGATAAGGTCTTGCTCACTCAAACCATTGTTATTCATCCTGCATTTTTTTTGTTGGTTACTTATTTGCATGATTATTGATTCAATCAGCAAGCAGAAGTGCAAGTGATATCAATAAATAGCATGCTATCCTTAATTTGTAGTAACCAGACATGGAGTGCAATCCTGCTGGCAATTGCCTCTTACTAACCAGAATGATACAACTCTAATTACTCATGTGTCTCTCATAGGACAATGGCAAACCTATTACTTCTGTCTCGTAGGATTATGTCCTCCTCTGTCTTACTCACTAAAGCACACAATAGTAAGGTACTACGAGCCTCCTAATGCACATAAGTTATATACTACAGAACAAGCACTTATATTACAACCAATACGTCACATAAGTCTTAATTAAGGGCATAACTGCATTACAACTAGGGTTCAGATCCTACTAGTACATAGGGGACAAACTCTGCCTTCCAGTTCACACATACCTTACATAAACCCACATGTTCAGGCTGCCACTACACTAACTACCGCTGATCCCAAAAGACTAGTCTATGGCCAAGGTGTCCCACGCCTAAGAGTCTGGCAGATTGGAACTTGATTAAGCGATGCCGCTACCACTGCCATTGTTGCTACCGCTGCCACGCCATTGTTGCTACCGCTGCCTATGTTTTAAAGGCGTCCGTAAGGCgacgcctaggcgacgcctaggcATCGAGGCGCCCCCCCAGCGCTTTGCGCTTTAGGCGCCTAGGCGTCCGCTTTAGgcgcctaggcgtcgcctaggcgccGAAGCGCCCCCCCAGCGCCTTAAAGCAAGGCGTCGCCTTTAAAACATAGACCGCTGCCACTTCCATTACTTCCGTCGCTGCCACTCGCGCCAAGCCCAAGTACCCTTGCATAGGTAGCAGCCTCCTTGTACTCCCTCGAGCTGACACTCATGTGTGGGTGGATAAAGTCAGGTTGGTGTAGTCGTGGAATAGGGAAGTGGTGTAGCTGTTGCTGCTCTATATTTGGCTGTAGGGCTGGTTCTAGTTCAGCTATATGTTTAGGTAATGGCTGGGGTGGTGTAGGTGGTACGTTTGGTGAGGTGGAATTAATTAGTGGTGCAATATAGCAAGTATGGGTTCAACCTAAACTATTACAACCGTCTCTAACTATCTGCGTGGCCCTCGAAACcatggctctgataccacctgTGAAGACCCATGTCATTATTATTATAGATAATGACACTAGTCCTTGGATTATTTCTTGACAAAATATTGTTTTGTCAAATAATAATCCATGTCAGAGATATGCAGCAGGGAAATAGTTATAGATGGTCCTTTATATTACAATACCATGCCACGCAGGGCTAAAAGTCTCAAGTAGGCTTCTCACATGTTCGCCAAATTATTACATCTCCTAACACCGGAGTTCCAACTAGAAGTACCAGATAGATGATGATAAAATAGTTCCTGGATTACATAGCTAGGTCATAGTTACTTATTCATCCCAACCCCCATATGTGGCATCCAGATCGTACATAGCACTAGATGGATCCACGTCTAGGTCCCCTGTGTAGTTGTAGCCATCACCATTGCTCTCCTCACTTGGTGCAGTAGGATTCTCATACAAGCTTTGCTCTATGAAAAAGATGATTAATAGCAAGAGTGAGTACTTTGTACTCAGCAAGCTCAAAAAGCAAAATGCAACACTCATGATAGCTCAATATAAATCAACAAGTCCTACCTCAACTCAACATCTTTCAAAATAAACATTTGTTGCGGAAGT
This genomic window contains:
- the LOC123158137 gene encoding uncharacterized protein yields the protein MQISNQQKKCRMNNNGLSEQDLIFRLGSSAHDQHGGTPASEDQSVLPRPVQLPSNPKVGNAGTSGLMGEEGNLGDVLKFMENSRRESQDNENRLLEAILTRLVPGGAHLPGVGVSLGEFLKTQPPTFSKAVDPLEADGWLLEVEHNLETVGCSNEEKVRYASHQLTGPAAAWWRNFSLNRANNQPITWEDFKKNFCQTHIPKGKMDIKKREFRNLTQGSKRINDYLNQFNDLARYAPDDVNTEAKKVEKFMEGLHPFLKMHLSIHGITQFQDLVNKAFVLKNEHANLSEERRKKARVDPHPMMQHPRLMMHGPVRPHMPPPRPRFPTQPTFVPKCGKCGKGHATRDCMTGIGLCFNCGRPGHHKLNCTSPPANPTRPPMQQTQVHRPPAGRGQGGPMSYAARGVGHGGQVGGQPRLNYMAAEQLEEATDVVIGKLLIPPSVGTILFDTGAAHLFISQDFVNKNGLTCTPLEKALGVNSPGGKITVEAMCRNQPITIQNTNFLANLHVIEMSGLEIILGMDCLAANGVIVDYEHKGVYKSITNERGSTLWNQREAKS